The following are encoded together in the Citrobacter arsenatis genome:
- a CDS encoding AAA family ATPase, producing the protein MDFKVPTDTGNLTIGIDFGGAVIFVGANGSGKSRLAINIEESLGEQAHRISAHRALNLNPDVPKIKEDKALRTLRYGGDWDGISIHNRNNSRWRSKASSILLNDFDSVIQALFAEQSKTALGSHHILMGKVSGEPKKAKFEKLNEIWGSLIPHRELVIDGDDIQVKIPGNDLTYSSADMSDGERAIFYLIGQVLVAATNTVLIIDEPELHIHRSIMSSLWDQLESARQDCAFIFITHDIEFAASRIAKKIAIKDYQPNGPTWGLEEIPEGTGFSEELTTLILGSRRPILFVEGDDNSLDKALYRSIYPRWTVIPRGSCQNVIHAVVTLRANQTLTRVKCAGIVDADGHSDEDVEAFNKLGVVVLPVSEIENVFLIPSVSREIAIKENYPEDEIIRKLDIILDDVIALINQGANFENCIRMYCQRRIDRYLKLVDISASNSIDEMKKLYHDKTNSLDIELIYNTHANDLRTAIQERDIDKILSIFDNKGMLAKAGLTLTGKSKIQFENWLIRTLTSESHSGIVSAVRAALPEIRP; encoded by the coding sequence ATGGATTTTAAAGTACCTACAGACACAGGTAATCTAACCATAGGCATTGATTTTGGCGGGGCTGTTATTTTTGTTGGCGCTAATGGCAGTGGAAAATCACGGCTTGCTATAAACATCGAAGAATCTCTTGGGGAACAAGCTCATAGGATATCTGCTCATCGCGCGTTGAATTTAAACCCAGATGTTCCAAAAATAAAAGAAGATAAGGCCCTGAGAACACTCAGGTATGGAGGTGATTGGGACGGTATATCTATTCATAATCGTAATAACAGTCGGTGGCGATCTAAAGCCAGTAGTATATTGCTTAACGATTTTGACTCTGTTATTCAGGCACTTTTTGCTGAGCAATCTAAAACGGCACTTGGTAGTCATCATATTTTAATGGGTAAAGTCAGCGGCGAACCCAAGAAAGCCAAATTTGAGAAATTAAATGAAATATGGGGGAGCTTAATTCCCCATAGAGAGTTAGTTATTGATGGGGATGATATTCAGGTAAAAATACCTGGTAATGATTTAACCTATAGCTCCGCAGATATGAGTGATGGTGAGCGAGCTATTTTTTATCTAATTGGACAAGTTTTAGTCGCCGCAACTAACACTGTTCTCATTATTGATGAACCTGAACTCCACATCCATCGTTCTATAATGAGTTCACTTTGGGATCAGCTTGAAAGTGCTAGACAAGATTGTGCTTTTATTTTCATTACTCATGACATTGAGTTTGCGGCAAGCAGAATTGCAAAAAAAATAGCAATTAAAGATTATCAACCAAATGGCCCTACTTGGGGGTTGGAAGAGATACCAGAAGGAACAGGTTTTTCTGAAGAGTTAACAACTCTTATTTTAGGTAGTAGAAGGCCGATTCTTTTCGTTGAAGGTGATGACAATAGTTTGGATAAAGCATTGTACCGTAGCATTTACCCTAGATGGACAGTTATACCTAGAGGATCTTGCCAAAATGTGATTCATGCTGTAGTTACACTTAGAGCAAATCAAACTCTCACACGTGTAAAGTGTGCCGGTATTGTTGACGCTGACGGTCATAGCGATGAAGATGTGGAAGCATTTAATAAACTTGGGGTTGTAGTTCTTCCTGTTTCTGAAATTGAAAACGTTTTCCTCATTCCCTCTGTTAGTCGCGAGATTGCTATCAAGGAAAACTATCCTGAAGATGAAATAATTAGGAAATTAGATATCATATTGGACGATGTTATTGCGTTAATAAATCAAGGTGCTAACTTTGAAAATTGCATTCGTATGTATTGTCAAAGAAGAATAGATAGATACCTTAAACTAGTAGACATCAGTGCCAGCAATAGCATTGATGAAATGAAAAAATTATATCATGACAAGACTAATTCATTGGATATTGAGCTAATATATAATACTCATGCTAACGATCTAAGAACGGCAATTCAGGAAAGAGACATTGATAAAATCCTTTCTATTTTTGATAATAAAGGTATGCTAGCCAAAGCTGGATTGACGCTAACAGGGAAAAGCAAAATTCAGTTTGAAAATTGGTTGATCAGAACCCTTACTAGCGAATCACATAGTGGAATAGTCAGCGCTGTGAGGGCAGCTTTACCGGAGATTAGGCCATAA
- a CDS encoding bifunctional helix-turn-helix transcriptional regulator/GNAT family N-acetyltransferase yields the protein MISELKNIQNIRAASRLMVRELGFMNQNLAATDYPPSAVHAMLEIETHGSLTAAQLVQILGLEKSSVSRMLAKLVEAGELKESPSAEDARTKRLSLTGKGMETVHNINTYADERVGAALGKLDLFTQEAVLQGLSSYASALKACRERLEGKVCNSFKIVTGYHPGMIGRITEMHGGYYAREHNFGSFFEGKVAAGLADFSGRLDKPCNQIWLAMVNERIVGSVAIDGEDLGNNEAHLRWFILDDGCRGSGLGRKLIGEAMRFCDEQRFSSVQLWTFNKLTAARRLYESYGFELSNEWEGDQWGNTITEQQFTRKTS from the coding sequence ATGATTTCTGAACTAAAAAACATACAAAACATACGTGCGGCATCACGCTTAATGGTGCGAGAGCTGGGGTTCATGAACCAAAACCTGGCTGCAACCGACTATCCTCCTTCAGCAGTTCACGCCATGCTTGAAATTGAAACACATGGGTCATTGACTGCCGCTCAACTGGTCCAGATCTTGGGGCTAGAGAAGTCCAGCGTTAGCCGCATGCTCGCTAAACTTGTCGAAGCCGGAGAGCTTAAAGAAAGTCCTTCTGCTGAAGATGCGAGGACAAAACGGCTAAGCCTTACCGGGAAGGGCATGGAGACCGTACACAACATCAATACTTATGCTGACGAACGTGTCGGAGCAGCACTTGGTAAGCTCGATCTGTTTACACAAGAAGCTGTATTACAAGGTCTTTCTTCCTATGCCAGCGCGTTGAAAGCCTGTCGTGAAAGACTCGAAGGCAAAGTGTGTAACAGCTTCAAAATAGTTACGGGCTATCATCCCGGTATGATAGGTCGTATTACTGAAATGCATGGCGGCTATTACGCCAGAGAACATAACTTCGGCAGTTTTTTTGAAGGGAAGGTTGCCGCAGGTCTTGCTGATTTTTCTGGCCGTCTGGACAAGCCATGTAATCAGATCTGGCTGGCAATGGTGAATGAACGCATAGTCGGCTCAGTTGCAATTGACGGTGAGGATCTGGGGAATAATGAGGCGCATCTGCGCTGGTTCATTCTTGACGATGGGTGTCGTGGCAGCGGACTGGGTAGAAAGCTTATTGGAGAAGCGATGAGATTTTGTGATGAGCAGAGATTCTCATCGGTACAATTGTGGACATTTAATAAACTTACTGCAGCAAGACGATTGTACGAATCATACGGATTTGAATTATCGAATGAATGGGAAGGCGATCAATGGGGTAATACTATTACTGAGCAACAGTTCACTCGAAAGACTTCTTAA
- a CDS encoding YbgA family protein, with protein MNTQPVIGISGCLTGSAVRFDGGHKRMGFVMDELAQWVTFKPVCPEMSIGLPVPRPALRLVQTAQGNIRICFSHAPGEDVTDKMSDFTNAYLQGLGGLSGFIVCAKSPSCGMERVRLYDEKGNRGRKEGTGLFTGALMETYPWLPVEEDGRLHDPVLRENFVERVFALHELNRLRADGLTRHGLLNFHSRYKLQLLAHYQAGYREIGPFVASIHQWDDLDAFFVIYREKLMAILKKPASRKNHTNVLMHIQGYFRERLNARQRGELRDVILNYSGGLLPILAPLTLLKHYLAEYPDSYLLTQNYFDPYPNDLALRLMIK; from the coding sequence ATGAACACTCAACCTGTCATCGGGATTAGTGGATGTTTAACTGGTTCAGCTGTGCGATTTGACGGTGGGCATAAGCGGATGGGGTTTGTGATGGACGAGCTGGCTCAGTGGGTGACCTTCAAACCTGTCTGTCCGGAGATGTCCATCGGTTTGCCAGTACCACGTCCCGCGTTGCGTCTGGTTCAAACCGCCCAAGGGAATATACGCATCTGTTTTAGCCATGCGCCAGGTGAGGATGTAACCGATAAAATGTCCGATTTCACCAACGCATATCTTCAGGGTCTTGGTGGCCTCTCAGGTTTTATCGTCTGTGCTAAATCGCCGAGCTGCGGTATGGAAAGAGTGAGGCTGTATGACGAGAAGGGAAATCGTGGGCGAAAAGAGGGGACTGGCCTGTTTACTGGCGCGTTAATGGAAACCTACCCGTGGTTGCCGGTCGAAGAAGATGGCCGTTTGCACGATCCGGTGCTGAGGGAGAACTTTGTCGAACGCGTGTTCGCATTACATGAGCTTAATAGGCTGCGGGCCGATGGTCTTACTCGCCACGGCTTACTCAATTTCCACAGTCGCTATAAGCTTCAGCTTCTGGCCCATTACCAGGCAGGTTACCGGGAGATTGGTCCATTCGTTGCTTCGATCCATCAGTGGGATGATCTGGACGCTTTTTTCGTTATTTATCGTGAAAAGCTCATGGCAATCCTCAAAAAGCCCGCCTCACGGAAAAATCACACCAACGTACTGATGCATATCCAGGGCTACTTCCGCGAACGGTTGAACGCGCGCCAGCGCGGAGAGTTACGTGACGTTATCCTCAACTATAGCGGTGGGCTGCTGCCAATATTGGCGCCTCTGACGCTACTCAAGCACTATCTGGCTGAATACCCAGACAGCTATCTGCTTACCCAGAACTATTTTGATCCTTATCCGAATGATTTAGCGCTACGGTTGATGATCAAATAG
- a CDS encoding putative bifunctional diguanylate cyclase/phosphodiesterase yields the protein MNRILAGIIFFLFISTGYISFLVHERQQELQKLTHYTDSWSAAQLVSQYYRFESLLGLYTIDDTMNLDDVRMRLDIMLSQSDLIKEGDLGRYIESNIAHRELAVKLENTLSFLDVNLEKMNRSALQAYLKKMHALDAPLGRLSSGALNKDVNSINNANQKIQTLYYIYSATSVLLIILSAILGVLIFYQNRNILRAHLQVKSLAEELQKSKEKLQIQNAKLEYDVYHDSLTEMNNRQLFWGDLNKTIEIAEKNHDAVTVMLFDLDRFKEVNDTYGHDAGDMLLRQISDRLISMSLTSDTLYRLGGDEFAFLSSGLTESRAISRAQKICEFISQPYTIYNTIINITTCVGIVISETERRSDYLYKFADLALYEAKNEGSGKIKVFRQRMLEKLQESRTLEHDMALAIVNKEFVVYYQPIVDSFSQKIYSYEALIRWIHPLKGLLSPDHFIPVAEKTGMINEMGKAVLELACREAACWAVPAKISVNVSPVQLSSKAFAGIVLSILKETGLPPDRLELEVTESSLFTESTTPMNTLNKLRALGVKISIDDFGTGYSSLSRLSRLAFDKIKIDKSFVHSISTQEDALNIIKLITGMAKSLNMKAVAEGVETQEQLERLQALGCDFAQGYLFGKPQPCIDERIRNG from the coding sequence TACAGAAACTGACCCACTACACCGATTCATGGTCTGCTGCGCAGTTAGTGTCACAATATTACCGATTTGAATCGTTGCTTGGCCTTTACACTATCGATGATACGATGAATCTCGATGATGTACGCATGCGTCTCGACATTATGCTCAGCCAGAGTGATTTGATAAAAGAAGGTGATTTGGGCCGCTACATAGAAAGCAATATAGCGCACCGTGAACTGGCGGTAAAACTTGAAAACACCCTTAGTTTTCTGGATGTTAATCTCGAGAAAATGAATCGTTCAGCACTTCAGGCATACCTGAAAAAAATGCATGCTCTGGATGCTCCACTTGGCCGTCTTTCATCCGGTGCGTTAAACAAAGATGTCAACTCGATCAATAACGCCAACCAAAAAATTCAAACGCTGTACTATATTTACTCAGCAACCTCGGTGCTGCTGATAATACTGAGTGCGATTTTGGGCGTGCTCATTTTCTATCAAAACAGAAATATTCTGCGGGCGCACCTTCAGGTCAAAAGTCTTGCGGAAGAACTGCAGAAATCGAAAGAAAAACTGCAAATCCAGAATGCTAAACTAGAATATGACGTCTACCATGACTCTCTTACCGAGATGAATAACCGTCAATTATTCTGGGGCGATTTAAACAAAACCATCGAGATAGCAGAAAAAAATCACGATGCTGTGACTGTAATGCTGTTTGATTTAGATCGCTTCAAAGAGGTAAATGATACGTATGGTCATGATGCTGGTGATATGTTACTGCGCCAGATATCAGACCGCCTGATATCGATGAGCCTGACGTCTGATACATTGTATCGTCTGGGGGGAGATGAGTTTGCGTTTCTATCAAGTGGCCTGACAGAAAGCCGCGCTATTTCGCGTGCCCAGAAAATATGTGAATTTATCAGCCAGCCCTACACTATTTACAATACGATTATAAATATAACTACCTGTGTTGGCATTGTTATCTCAGAAACTGAACGTCGCTCCGACTATCTTTATAAATTTGCCGATTTGGCCCTGTATGAAGCCAAAAATGAAGGCTCCGGGAAGATAAAAGTCTTCCGGCAACGAATGTTAGAAAAGCTGCAAGAAAGCAGAACGCTTGAGCATGATATGGCATTGGCAATAGTGAACAAAGAATTCGTGGTCTATTACCAGCCGATTGTTGATTCTTTCAGCCAGAAGATTTACAGCTATGAGGCGCTTATTCGCTGGATACACCCTCTAAAAGGCCTCCTGTCGCCTGATCACTTTATTCCTGTTGCTGAAAAAACAGGCATGATTAATGAGATGGGGAAAGCTGTTCTCGAACTTGCCTGCCGGGAAGCGGCGTGTTGGGCGGTTCCGGCTAAAATTTCGGTCAATGTCTCCCCTGTTCAGCTGAGCAGCAAAGCCTTTGCCGGGATCGTGCTATCCATTCTGAAAGAAACAGGACTTCCACCTGACCGCCTCGAACTGGAGGTAACAGAGTCGTCTCTCTTTACCGAAAGTACAACGCCAATGAATACCCTTAATAAGCTCAGAGCACTGGGCGTAAAAATCTCCATTGATGATTTTGGAACCGGGTACTCATCTCTTTCACGCCTCAGCAGGCTTGCCTTCGATAAAATCAAGATAGATAAATCCTTTGTGCATTCAATATCCACCCAGGAAGACGCCCTTAATATCATCAAACTGATCACCGGTATGGCGAAGTCCCTCAATATGAAGGCTGTTGCAGAAGGTGTTGAAACGCAGGAGCAACTGGAAAGACTCCAGGCGCTGGGCTGCGATTTCGCTCAAGGATATCTGTTTGGTAAACCTCAGCCTTGTATCGATGAGAGAATCAGAAACGGTTGA